From Hydra vulgaris chromosome 15, alternate assembly HydraT2T_AEP, one genomic window encodes:
- the LOC136091569 gene encoding uncharacterized protein LOC136091569 isoform X3, which translates to MRYITINNIKYEVFSDTINDQFFIIQNEKKKPISLVFPYDAKREKEMQKLRDFKNFVRQNFVDETRFSRTRHNPYPRSPPSPSLLSPLSPLSPRSPPQTPPEPNREVGPSHWDYSPRKLNLNLFFILLKSINIF; encoded by the exons atgagatatataacaataaacaatataaaatatgaagTGTTTAGCGATACTATCAACGATCAATTTTTCattattcaaaatgaaaaaaaaaaacccatcaGTCTAGTATTTCCATACGACGCAAAAAGAG aaaaagaaatgcaaaaacttagagactttaaaaactttgtcaGACAAAATTTTGTAGATGAAACAAGATTTTCTCGCACTCGtc ataatccCTATCCACGTTCACCACCATCACCATCACTACTATCGCCACTATCACCACTATCACCACGTTCGCCACCACAAACACCACCAGAACCCAATAGGGAAGTAGGTCCTTCTCACTGGGACTACTCTCCTCGTAAGTTAAActtgaaccttttttttattttattaaaaagtataaatattttttaa
- the LOC136091569 gene encoding uncharacterized protein LOC136091569 isoform X2 — MRYITINNIKYEVFSDTINDQFFIIQNEKKKPISLVFPYDAKREKEMQKLRDFKNFVRQNFVDETRFSRTRRKFFLTLLFFLIKKIHFLKKYFLFLDNPYPRSPPSPSLLSPLSPLSPRSPPQTPPEPNREVGPSHWDYSPQSPDPENTESEIL; from the exons atgagatatataacaataaacaatataaaatatgaagTGTTTAGCGATACTATCAACGATCAATTTTTCattattcaaaatgaaaaaaaaaaacccatcaGTCTAGTATTTCCATACGACGCAAAAAGAG aaaaagaaatgcaaaaacttagagactttaaaaactttgtcaGACAAAATTTTGTAGATGAAACAAGATTTTCTCGCACTCGtcgtaagttttttttaactttactattttttcttattaaaaaaattcattttttaaaaaaatattttctttttttagataatccCTATCCACGTTCACCACCATCACCATCACTACTATCGCCACTATCACCACTATCACCACGTTCGCCACCACAAACACCACCAGAACCCAATAGGGAAGTAGGTCCTTCTCACTGGGACTACTCTCCTC agagtCCAGATCCTGAAAATACAGAAAGCGAAATTTTATGA